The DNA window GCATGAACTTCCGGTAGACGAACCTGATCGGCGGAAATGTGGGCGTGGACACCTCGCAGATCACGAGCCTGCCGCCCGGTCGCACCACGCGCGCGAGCTCGACGAGCGCGGCCTTGGTGTCGACGAAGTTCCGGATGCCGAGGCTGATGGTCGCGGCGTCGAAGCTGCCGTCGGCGAAGGGCAGGTGCAGGGCGTCGGCGGCGACCATCGGCACCTTCCGGTGCGCCCCGGCCTGCAGCATGCCGACCGAGAAGTCGGCGGCGAGGCACCACGCGCCACCGCGCGCGTACTCCGTGGTGGAGACGCCGGTACCCGCGGCGAGGTCGAGCACGCGTTCGCCGCGGCGGGCATCGAGCACTCTGGACGTGGTCGTGCGCCACCGGCGGTCGAACCCGAACGTCATGAAGGAGTTCGCCCGGTCGTACTTCGACGCGACGCCGTCGAACATGGCGGCGACCTCGTGTGGGTCCT is part of the Amycolatopsis sp. CA-230715 genome and encodes:
- a CDS encoding demethylmenaquinone methyltransferase; its protein translation is MSRASLDKDPHEVAAMFDGVASKYDRANSFMTFGFDRRWRTTTSRVLDARRGERVLDLAAGTGVSTTEYARGGAWCLAADFSVGMLQAGAHRKVPMVAADALHLPFADGSFDAATISLGIRNFVDTKAALVELARVVRPGGRLVICEVSTPTFPPIRFVYRKFMLRMMTWVGRRFSSNPDAYAYLAESMLEWPKQRDFAEIIAAAGWRDVEWLNLTFGVVAVHRATKPGAKPPVD